GTAACGCGGAAATCCGCCGGATGTGGATATTGCGCCGCCGCAACCGCACTTTCCGGATAGACGGCGAATTCTAGCGTTTCAAAAATCGGTGTCGTCAGGCGGATTGTCGAGCGCCTCAACCGCAAGCAACTTGCATGGGATCGGAGTCAACGCCGAAGCGCCAGCTCCGATCGACAGGAGACAACGATGGAAACGACCGAATCGCCGGTATTGCCGATCGATCGCGCCGATTCGTCCGACGTGCGATTCCCGCACGACGACGGCTCGCGCGTGCCGTACAAGGTGTTCAGCTCGCAAGCGGTGTACGACCGCGAGCAGGAGCGGATCTTTCGCGGGCCGACGTGGAATTTCGTCGCGCTCGAAGCGGAAATCCCGAAACCGGGCGACTTCAAGAGCACGTTCGTCGGCGACACGCCCGTCGTCGTCACGCGCGGCGAGGACGGCGCGCTCGCCGCTTGGGTGAACCGCTGCGCGCATCGCGGCGCGCAGGTGTGCCGCCAGGCGCGCGGCAACGCGAGCTCGCACACCTGCGTCTACCACCAGTGGAGCTTCGATAGCTGCGGCAACCTGCTCGGCGTGCCGTTTCGGCGCGGGCAGAAGGGCATGACCGGGATGCCAGCCGATTTCGATCCGAAGAATCACGGGCTGCGCAAGCTGCGCGTCGACAGCTACAAGGGCCTCGTGTTCGCGACGTTCAGCGACGACGTCGCGCCGTTGCCCGACTACCTCGGCCCGCAGATGCGGCCGTGGATCGACCGGATCTTCCACAAGCCGATCGAGTATCTCGGCTGCACGCGCCAGTACTCGAAATCGAACTGGAAGCTGTACTTCGAGAACGTGAAGGACCCGTATCACGCGAGCATGCTGCATCTGTTCCATACGACGTTCAATATTTTCCGAGTCGGGATGAAGGCGCGCTCGATTCCGGACGCGACGCACGGGCTGCACAGCATCATCACGATGACGAAGACGCGCGAGGACACGGATACCGCGAGCGCGTACAGGCAGCAGAACATCCGTTCGTTCGACGAAGGTTTCT
The nucleotide sequence above comes from Burkholderia thailandensis E264. Encoded proteins:
- the andAc gene encoding anthranilate 1,2-dioxygenase large subunit AndAc → METTESPVLPIDRADSSDVRFPHDDGSRVPYKVFSSQAVYDREQERIFRGPTWNFVALEAEIPKPGDFKSTFVGDTPVVVTRGEDGALAAWVNRCAHRGAQVCRQARGNASSHTCVYHQWSFDSCGNLLGVPFRRGQKGMTGMPADFDPKNHGLRKLRVDSYKGLVFATFSDDVAPLPDYLGPQMRPWIDRIFHKPIEYLGCTRQYSKSNWKLYFENVKDPYHASMLHLFHTTFNIFRVGMKARSIPDATHGLHSIITMTKTREDTDTASAYRQQNIRSFDEGFSLEDDSILGLVSEYDEDTTNHIQPIFPQLVIQQIHNTLVARQLLPKGPKNFELIFHFFGYADDTPELRDLRIKQANLVGPAGYISMEDTEATELVQRGTARDADAASVIEMSRGNPDQQDTAITESLIRKFWVGYQKLMGY